In one Silene latifolia isolate original U9 population chromosome 10, ASM4854445v1, whole genome shotgun sequence genomic region, the following are encoded:
- the LOC141604831 gene encoding putative disease resistance protein RGA3: protein MAEAAALSLATDAAMAMGQLLMGRTIDELKLVWGLKDDLEKLQSKFSIIQFFLKDIGRAKHADKRDQVNDWVLKVKDAAYVADDIIDDYDYEIIRREHEQKERIVKQFKDFFTRNNSIVFRIRMSRRVRDALAMFDELDKNAQSMGLKQVEITKDGIAGTSSHYDEGSDRLSEARQHASANAAQFVGREDDMKKLLEIMCRPSNQEGDISTVAIRGIGGLGKTTFAKCLCNNKDIDAHFEKKLWITVSDNFTILRILNEMLEYVTSNKGNLSNIDAIINKLQENLKNKKYLLVLDDVWCDNQELWNSLKNALQRIGGLPGCLILVTTRLIEVTTRSQAVYTHSLRELSEEEGWALLKQRVSVGGTEPNFSSLEEIGKKIVEKCKGVPLAIKAIRGILQSKQLPSEWELIEKSEIWDLPQNDENQILPSLRLTFDHLPSPAIKQCFAYCPAFCRKGSSMQKDELVAIWLAQGFLHGSEIINLTMEEIGERYLMVLLNYSLLDEVKGEEQVYKMHDLVYDLAVDVSGKDLLFWKPEDRQKIDSCRHLVIDTENVEALSNLPITKTLMKLRTISIGGCGIEDVFSLLMSNGLPHNVLAHAKYLRTLTVDGCEIKELPPSIGLLKHLRYLSLSGNPIETLPDSIGKLYLLQTLRLLNCSHMRVLPAILYRLTNLIHVPTTTLMLASRGLLELSNLRTLPRLALRDDEDGWSIDELGGLHKLMGEIHISGLERVKTKENARKANLAGKAKVSNITLAWAEEISCGSYDEDVLEKLRFQI from the exons ATGGCTGAAGCAGCGGCCCTCAGCTTGGCCACTGATGCCGCTATGGCAATGGGGCAGCTGTTAATGGGTCGAACCATTGACGAGTTGAAGCTGGTGTGGGGTCTCAAGGATGATCTTGAAAAGCTTCAGAGCAAATTCTCGATCATCCAGTTCTTTCTTAAAGACATAGGAAGAGCAAAGCATGCCGACAAAAGAGATCAGGTCAACGATTGGGTTCTGAAAGTCAAGGATGCGGCTTATGTTGCTGATGATATCATTGATGATTACGACTATGAAATCATCCGCAGGGAACACGAGCAGAAAGAGCGAATTGTGAAACAGTTCAAAGACTTTTTCACTCGTAACAACTCCATCGTATTTCGCATTAGGATGTCTCGCAGGGTTCGTGATGCCCTAGCCATGTTTGATGAACTCGACAAGAACGCCCAAAGCATGGGTCTCAAACAGGTGGAAATCACAAAAGATGGGATTGCAGGGACGTCTTCACACTATGATGAAGGTAGCGACAGATTGAGTGAAGCTCGACAACATGCATCTGCTAATGCTGCTCAATTTGTGGGGAGAGAGGATGATATGAAGAAATTGCTAGAAATAATGTGCCGCCCAAGTAATCAAGAAGGTGACATTTCTACGGTCGCCATCCGCGGAATAGGAG GTCTTGGCAAGACAACCTTTGCAAAATGCCTATGTAACAACAAGGATATTGATGCTCATTTTGAGAAAAAGCTTTGGATAACCGTGTCCGACAATTTTACCATCCTGAGAATCCTGAATGAGATGCTTGAATACGTTACATCAAATAAAGGAAATTTGTCCAACATAGATGCAATCATAAACAAACTTCAAGAAAATTTGAAGAATAAAAAGTATTTGCTTGTCCTTGATGACGTATGGTGCGACAATCAAGAGCTATGGAATTCCCTGAAAAATGCATTGCAGAGGATCGGAGGACTTCCAGGATGTCTGATTTTAGTCACCACTCGTCTCATTGAAGTCACAACGAGATCTCAAGCTGTATACACACACTCGTTAAGAGAACTATCGGAAGAGGAAGGTTGGGCTCTTTTAAAGCAGAGAGTGTCAGTGGGTGGGACTGAACCAAATTTTTCAAGTTTAGAGGAAATTGGGAAAAAGATTGTTGAGAAGTGTAAAGGTGTCCCTTTAGCCATAAAAGCAATCAGAGGTATACTTCAATCGAAGCAGCTTCCAAGTGAATGGGAATTAATAGAAAAAAGTGAGATATGGGATTTGCCACAAAATGATGAAAACCAGATCCTCCCATCACTAAGGTTGACCTTCGACCATTTGCCATCTCCTGCCATAAAGCAATGTTTTGCTTACTGTCCTGCTTTTTGTCGTAAAGGCAGCTCGATGCAAAAAGATGAGTTGGTGGCTATCTGGTTGGCTCAGGGTTTTCTTCATGGATCTGAAATAATAAACTTAACAATGGAGGAAATTGGCGAGAGGTATCTAATGGTTTTGCTGAATTATTCATTGCTAGATGAAGTAAAGGGTGAAGAACAGGTATATAAGATGCACGATTTAGTTTACGATCTTGCCGTCGATGTTTCTGGGAAAGACTTGTTGTTCTGGAAACCAGAAGATCGTCAGAAAATTGACAGTTGTCGCCATTTAGTTATCGATACGGAAAATGTTGAAGCTCTATCCAACCTTCCTATAACAAAGACACTAATGAAGCTGAGAACAATTTCTATTGGAGGATGTGGCATAGAGGATGTGTTCTCTCTGCTTATGTCTAATGGACTGCCACACAATGTGTTGGCCCATGCAAAGTACCTGCGTACACTTACAGTCGACGGATGTGAGATAAAAGAATTGCCTCCGTCCATTGGTTTGCTTAAACATCTCAGATATCTCAGTCTTTCAGGTAATCCAATCGAAACATTGCCAGATTCAATCGGGAAACTTTACCTTCTACAAACACTCAGACTTCTTAACTGTTCTCATATGAGGGTCCTCCCAGCAATATTGTATAGGTTGACTAACTTAATTCACGTCCCAACAACTACTCTTATGCTCGCATCAAGGGGATTACTAGAGTTAAGTAACCTCCGCACCTTACCTCGTCTTGCTTTGCGTGATGATGAAGATGGATGGTCTATTGACGAACTCGGGGGTCTGCATAAGCTTATGGGTGAGATCCATATCTCTGGTCTAGAACGTGTGAAAACTAAGGAGAATGCAAGGAAAGCTAACCTTGCTGGAAAAGCTAAGGTTTCAAATATAACCTTAGCTTGGGCCGAGGAAATTAGCTGTGGGAGCTATGATGAAGATGTTCTGGAAAAGCTAAGGTTTCAAATATAA